In one Kluyveromyces marxianus DMKU3-1042 DNA, complete genome, chromosome 4 genomic region, the following are encoded:
- the MRX18 gene encoding 17-beta-hydroxysteroid dehydrogenase-like protein produces the protein MFDKLKQKVFSSTREPRVLDIPPPGQINDNRIIYQSRSNYGVNFGSLFVLEKYIYGSLFSAGGDVEFDAVTNQVKSTGVDDAAKRLSDHYDAYLNKVDWGWLKSVGCTAIRLPVGYWHINNGALMSSDQKFYSLKDVYAKAAPWNRVKQVIAKANDNSIGVLIDLHALPGGANTGEHSGEQSGGTATFFGNSSYVSSVTNTMIPFMVQDLQSNENMVGIQIVNEADFDNDGSKEKSYYTKAVAKVRSVSGTWPIFISDGWWPQQFSDWAQSSNLYPDVVIDSHVYRCFSDSDKSKSVPQIIQDLPGSVQYDQTKADFVVGEFSCVLDQQSWNKTSGDHNTLVKQYGNTQTQLFTKEASVGWFFWTLQFEYGDGGEWGFVPMVNEGAIPKRPTSWNKPSDSDVQKIITDHVNYWADKGGDKMEHWRFEDGLKNTLLDIESFVAFNNSLLGRTCAWKHNRRAQYVRQKGDSQYMWEWDQGFDQALSNFNHY, from the coding sequence ATGTTTGACAAGCTAAAGCAAAAAGTGTTTAGCAGTACAAGGGAGCCCAGAGTTTTGGATATACCACCACCGGGCCAGATCAATGACAATCGTATTATCTACCAGAGTAGAAGCAACTATGGTGTGAATTTTGGGTCATTGTTTGTACTTGAAAAGTACATTTATGGATCGTTATTTTCTGCCGGAGGGGATGTCGAATTTGATGCGGTTACAAACCAGGTTAAGAGCACTGGAGTTGACGATGCAGCCAAGAGGTTGTCGGATCATTATGATGCATATTTGAACAAAGTTGATTGGGGGTGGTTGAAATCTGTTGGATGCACAGCTATCCGTTTGCCGGTCGGATACTGGCACATAAATAACGGTGCATTGATGAGCAGCGATCAAAAGTTCTACAGCTTGAAGGACGTTTATGCGAAGGCAGCTCCCTGGAACCGCGTGAAGCAGGTTATTGCTAAGGCCAATGATAACAGTATTGGTGTTTTGATTGATTTACATGCGTTGCCTGGGGGTGCGAATACTGGGGAGCATAGTGGTGAGCAAAGCGGAGGCACAGCTACGTTTTTCGGTAATTCGAGCTACGTTTCTTCTGTGACAAACACGATGATTCCATTTATGGTTCAGGATCTTCAATCGAATGAGAACATGGTGGGAATCCAAATCGTGAATGAGGCTGACTTCGACAACGACGGTAGCAAAGAAAAGTCTTACTACACAAAGGCCGTGGCAAAAGTCCGCTCTGTGAGCGGCACGTGGCCAATCTTCATCTCCGATGGGTGGTGGCCCCAACAGTTCTCGGACTGGGCCCAGTCGTCAAATCTATACCCTGACGTTGTCATTGACTCACATGTGTACCGTTGCTTCTCGGACTCTGACAAATCCAAGAGTGTCCCTCAGATTATTCAGGATTTACCTGGCTCTGTTCAATATGACCAAACCAAAGCCGATTTCGTTGTTGGCGAATTCTCCTGTGTGCTTGACCAGCAATCGTGGAACAAGACTTCTGGAGACCATAATACGCTTGTGAAGCAGTATGGTAACACACAGACGCAACTGTTTACTAAGGAGGCATCTGTTGGATGGTTCTTTTGGACATTGCAGTTTGAATACGGGGATGGTGGAGAATGGGGGTTTGTCCCCATGGTGAACGAAGGAGCTATTCCAAAGAGACCCACTAGTTGGAATAAACCAAGTGACAGCGATGTACAAAAGATTATCACAGACCATGTGAATTACTGGGCTGATAAAGGAGGCGATAAAATGGAGCACTGGAGGTTTGAAGACGGTCTTAAAAATACGTTATTGGACATCGAATCGTTCGTAGCCTTCAACAACTCTCTACTAGGCAGAACATGTGCCTGGAAGCACAACAGAAGAGCCCAATATGTCAGACAGAAGGGTGACAGTCAGTACATGTGGGAGTGGGACCAGGGTTTCGACCAAGCCTTGAGCAACTTCAACCACTACTAG
- the MUM2 gene encoding Mum2p has product MGNNMGQSVNFGLHTSSDSIGSHFHQGISGHRASVSSYWEQPLLDNHSHSHSHNQNQGHSHSHNQSSTMTQSISHNANSSDIVAQNSSSSSNNTIIMDTSMNAKSSGYNTTLDSEDMSADAFRLELQLKETQIESLELEIKKLKGIFNQGLTFKQQEEQKLKKSKALTYDSEVQIPASLEIIFCKLSDSLKRKDQELQETKRRLEGIITAVALNPSNSVTKFGRYDEEALAHKMVTRLETLMKENEEMAKMLSYGRSKETTIELELLRKENQELKDRLRWMEHRKTAGPAVVSTANTITTDST; this is encoded by the coding sequence ATGGGCAATAATATGGGGCAATCTGTGAATTTCGGGTTGCACACGAGCAGCGATAGCATTGGATCGCACTTCCACCAGGGTATTTCTGGGCATAGGGCCAGTGTGTCGTCATATTGGGAGCAACCGCTTTTAGACAATCATAGTCATAGTCATAGTCATAATCAGAATCAAGGGCATAGCCATAGCCATAATCAAAGTAGTACTATGACTCAAAGTATTAGTCACAATGCTAATTCTTCCGATATTGTCGCTCAGAATTCCAGCAGCTCTTCTAATAATACGATAATAATGGACACTTCCATGAATGCTAAAAGTTCGGGCTATAATACTACCTTAGATTCCGAAGATATGTCTGCTGACGCTTTTAGATTAGAGTTGCAGCTCAAGGAAACGCAGATAGAGTCTTTGGAGTTGGAAATTAAGAAGCTCAAGGGGATATTCAACCAGGGATTGACGTTTAAGCAGCAGGAAGAgcagaaattgaagaaatccaAGGCGTTAACCTATGATTCTGAAGTTCAGATACCCGCTAGTTTGGAAATAATCTTTTGTAAGCTTtctgattctttgaaaaggaaagacCAAGAGTTGCAAGAGACGAAAAGGCGGCTTGAAGGAATTATAACAGCTGTTGCTCTAAATCCTTCGAACTCTGTCACCAAATTTGGAAGATATGATGAGGAAGCCCTTGCACATAAGATGGTGACTAGACTAGAGACATTGATGAAAGAGAACGAGGAAATGGCCAAAATGCTAAGCTATGGCCGTTCCAAGGAAACCACTATAGAATTGGAGCTTTTGCggaaagaaaaccaagagCTCAAGGATCGGCTAAGATGGATGGAACATCGTAAAACTGCTGGTCCAGCTGTCGTCTCTACGGCCAACACTATTACAACTGATTCTACATGA
- the ARO3 gene encoding 3-deoxy-7-phosphoheptulonate synthase ARO3 — translation MFISNDRIGDRSSLEDWRIKGYDPLTPPDLLQHEYPIGEKAKKIIVDARNQVCDILNGKDDRLVVVIGPCSIHDPKAAYEYADRLKKLSDELSGDLLIIMRAYLEKPRTTVGWKGLINDPDIDNSFQINKGLRISREMFTRLTEKLPIAGEMLDTISPQFLSDCFSLGAIGARTTESQLHRELASGLSFPIGFKNGTDGGLQVAVDAMRAAAHSHYFLSVTKPGVTAIVGTEGNEDTFVILRGGKKGTNYDAENVKLAQQELLKAKVVDAEGVQRRIMIDCSHGNSSKDFRNQPKVAQSIYEQLTDGQNAICGVMIESNLVEGRQDIPPEGGRDKLIYGCSITDACIGWDTTDEVLRLLAKGVQNRRAALKK, via the coding sequence ATGTTCATTAGTAACGACCGTATTGGAGACAGAAGTAGTTTGGAAGACTGGAGGATTAAAGGTTACGATCCTCTAACTCCACCAGATTTGTTGCAACACGAGTATCCTATTGGGGAGAAGGCCAAGAAGATTATTGTTGATGCTAGAAACCAGGTTTGTGATATTTTGAACGGTAAGGATGACCGTTTGGTGGTAGTCATCGGGCCATGTTCCATTCACGACCCTAAAGCAGCATATGAGTATGCTGATaggttgaagaagctttccGACGAGCTTTCTGGGGACCTTTTGATTATTATGAGAGCATACTTGGAGAAGCCTAGAACTACAGTTGGTTGGAAAGGGTTGATTAATGATCCAGATATCGACAACTCTTTCCAGATTAATAAAGGTTTGAGAATCTCTAGAGAGATGTTCACTAGACTAACTGAGAAATTGCCAATTGCCGGTGAGATGTTGGATACTATTTCTCCACAGTTCTTGAGCGATTGTTTCTCTCTGGGTGCCATTGGTGCCAGAACGACCGAGTCGCAACTACATAGAGAGTTGGCTTCTGGTCTTTCGTTCCCTATTGGGTTCAAGAACGGAACTGATGGTGGTCTTCAGGTTGCTGTCGATGCTATGAGAGCTGCTGCTCACTCGCATTACTTCCTTTCTGTGACGAAACCAGGTGTTACTGCTATTGTTGGTACCGAAGGTAACGAAGACACCTTTGTCATCTTGAGAGGTGGTAAGAAGGGTACAAACTACGATGCCGAGAATGTAAAATTGGCTCAGCAGGAATTGCTCAAGGCTAAGGTTGTTGATGCTGAAGGtgttcaaagaagaattatGATTGATTGCTCTCATGGTAACTCCAGCAAAGACTTCAGAAATCAGCCAAAGGTTGCCCAATCCATCTACGAACAACTTACCGATGGACAAAATGCTATCTGCGGTGTAATGATCGAGTCTAACTTGGTAGAAGGCAGACAAGATATTCCTCCAGAAGGTGGCCGTGACAAATTGATCTACGGATGTTCAATTACTGATGCTTGTATTGGTTGGGATACCACTGATGAGGTACTTCGTCTATTGGCCAAAGGTGTCCAAAATAGAAGAGCAgcattgaagaaataa
- the dsd1 gene encoding sphingolipid delta(4)-desaturase family protein, translated as MTITHRDLKISDKSVEVPSTHEDLSVLHNYYWSAHKEPHAIRRQAIIKKHPEVQRLMGHEPLTKWIVIGVVSLQLSLAYYLRNTHPFTWKFFIIAYVFGATANQNIFLAIHELSHNLAFKKPIHNKLFAIFTNTPIGIPYSASFGPYHQLHHKFLGDELYDTDIPTRYEAVLLSNILGKSFFATFQILFYAFRPMFVTSIKFTYIHLLNVVYQLVFDYVWITKFGMYSYAYFIMSSFLAGSLHPTSGHFIAEHYLLNLEEAIVGGKLMLKLTPAEKKPIYVTDTSKVSRDDVEFKEEYALETYSYYGILNFFTWNVGLHNEHHDFPFVAWSKLWELNKMCPEFYNDLPRHTSWCKVLYDFITKDDIVLYNRVKRVNKDYEQSKP; from the coding sequence ATGACAATTACCCACAGAGATCTGAAAATATCAGACAAGAGTGTGGAAGTTCCTAGTACTCACGAGGACCTTTCAGTGCTTCACAATTACTACTGGTCTGCTCATAAAGAACCACATGCCATTAGAAGACAAGCGATCATAAAGAAGCATCCAGAGGTTCAGAGATTGATGGGCCACGAGCCATTAACCAAATGGATTGTCATTGGGGTAGTGTCGTTGCAGCTGTCGCTAGCGTACTACTTGAGAAACACGCATCCTTTCACTTGgaaatttttcatcattgcGTATGTGTTTGGTGCTACTGCTAACCAGAACATCTTCTTAGCCATCCACGAATTGTCGCACAATCTAGCCTTCAAGAAGCCTATCCACAATAAGCTGTTTGCAATTTTCACGAATACGCCAATTGGTATTCCATACAGTGCGTCGTTTGGGCCGTACCACCAATTGCATCACAAGTTTTTAGGCGATGAGCTATACGATACCGATATTCCTACCAGATACGAAGCggttcttctttctaatATCTTGGGGAAATCGTTCTTCGCTACGTTCCAGATTCTATTCTATGCATTCAGACCTATGTTTGTCACCAGCATCAAGTTCACGTACATCCATCTGTTGAATGTCGTGTACCAGTTGGTGTTCGATTACGTGTGGATTACAAAATTCGGAATGTACTCCTACGCGTACTTCATCATGTCATCGTTCCTTGCCGGTTCTCTACATCCTACTTCGGGCCATTTCATTGCTGAGCATTACCTATTGAACCTTGAAGAAGCGATTGTTGGAGGGAAACTCATGTTGAAGCTAACTCCAGCCGAGAAGAAGCCAATTTACGTTACAGACACGTCGAAAGTCTCTAGAGATGACGTCGAATTCAAAGAGGAATACGCTCTGGAAACGTACTCATACTATGGGATCCtcaacttcttcacttGGAACGTGGGCTTGCATAATGAGCACCACGACTTCCCGTTCGTCGCATGGTCCAAGTTGTGGGAGTTGAATAAGATGTGCCCCGAATTCTACAACGATCTACCAAGGCACACCTCCTGGTGCAAGGTCTTGTACGACTTCATTACCAAGGATGACATCGTCCTCTACAATAGAGTCAAGCGTGTCAACAAGGACTATGAACAATCAAAGCCATGA
- the UBP14 gene encoding ubiquitin-specific protease UBP14, whose amino-acid sequence MSDFDICDIKVPNVIDNDDCVYCFETMKNKNTDTDHALIICLTCFQCFCIDHWEFHQQVVVNETQTTHDLYLKVSKYLKPQRNDEEASTPPSEKKMKLEIKDVNEDDLYDTHWTVGSLERGEMLSSDTLEVPQDWLNKVNEILNAKSSSYQDMSNTWTLELKPCQHIDNFDLSKCTPPPSTLSQCCSDCGLSSNLWLCLHCGNVGCGREQVGIQGNSHALKHYESARDHSLAVKLGSLTRDTADIYCYSCDEDVKFVNQQQWNEILEFWKVEVPEKSKEKTLVELQVEQSLKWDFQMVDSSGKSLKHLKCGPEYGLGLLNLGNSCYMNSILQVLLNGGVKHWNLSELGSFPDDVIYPRNNLICQLIKIRDAMTTFQSKYPDGVKPTSFKKVIGGSHEEFSSGRQQDSLEFFTYMTDKLDKEVFKKRDSNPNDLFRCRMQDKIKCSDCNKVKFMDQVAEVIQLPLQRSEEPQQLIDRIRDYFSGETIEYRCPTTKELTTAVKVPGFSTFPHTLVVNPIRIELINWQPSKTSDQVFVPGVRDAELLDMTPFKAEGLLETEEELKEEDDNAEEVQFNEVFLSQLKEMGFSENASKRALHATGNSNANDAMEWLFQHMDDADLNSDFKPPKTQNKGPNVDQDALSNMVNMGLDPKLCRKALVLNNNDVNSSVEWVFSHMDDDGELPETEGSSNDDKNPIAKTYGVEAKNIAAAKYKLSAVVCHKGNSVHSGHYVAFIKKIVDGKEQWVLYNDEKIILANDVTNFEEIEKNGYMYFFTLLE is encoded by the coding sequence ATGTCTGACTTTGATATATGTGACATCAAAGTGCCGAATGTCATCGACAATGATGACTGTGTCTATTGCTTTGAGACTATGAAGAATAAGAATACGGACACTGACCACGCATTGATCATTTGTTTAACTTGTTTCCAATGCTTCTGCATCGACCATTGGGAGTTTCACCAACAGGTTGTTGTTAATGAAACACAGACCACTCATGACTTATACTTGAAGGTGTCCAAGTATTTAAAGCCACAAAGGAATGATGAGGAAGCTAGTACGCCACCttcagagaagaagatgaagctTGAGATTAAAGACGTTAACGAAGATGATCTATACGATACTCACTGGACAGTTGGCTCTCTTGAGCGTGGAGAAATGTTATCTTCAGATACTCTGGAGGTGCCTCAGGACTGGCTGAACAAAGTCAATGAAATCTTGAATGCAAAATCGTCATCCTACCAAGATATGTCAAACACATGGACTCTAGAGCTCAAACCTTGCCAGCACATTGACAATTTTGACCTTTCGAAATGTACCCCTCCACCATCCACCCTTTCGCAATGCTGTAGTGACTGCGGTCTCAGCTCAAATCTATGGCTATGTTTACACTGTGGGAATGTTGGATGTGGTAGAGAACAAGTAGGGATTCAAGGAAACTCACATGCATTGAAACATTATGAAAGTGCTAGAGACCACTCACTTGCCGTAAAATTAGGGTCTCTCACAAGAGATACGGCAGACATATACTGTTATTCATGTGATGAAGACGTCAAATTTGTCAACCAGCAACAGTGGAATGAAATTTTAGAGTTTTGGAAGGTGGAAGTGCCAGAAAAGTCTAAGGAAAAGACTTTAGTCGAGCTCCAAGTAGAGCAGAGCTTAAAATGGGACTTCCAAATGGTGGATTCGTCGGGCAAAAGTCTAAAACATTTGAAATGTGGTCCTGAATATGGTTTAGGATTGCTAAATCTTGGGAACTCGTGCTACATGAATTCAATCTTGCAAGTATTGCTCAACGGAGGAGTAAAGCATTGGAACCTTTCAGAATTGGGTTCCTTCCCAGATGATGTTATTTACCCAAGAAATAACTTAATCTGTCAATTGATCAAAATTCGCGATGCTATGACCACGTTCCAATCAAAATATCCTGATGGGGTGAAACCAACCAGTTTCAAGAAAGTTATCGGTGGATCTCACGAGGAATTTTCCTCTGGAAGACAGCAGGATTCATTAGAATTCTTCACCTACATGACTGATAAGTTGGATAAAGAGGTTTTCAAAAAGAGGGACTCGAACCCAAACGACCTTTTCAGGTGTCGTATGCAGGATAAGATTAAATGCAGCGATTGTAACAAAGTGAAGTTCATGGACCAAGTTGCTGAAGTAATTCAACTCCCGTTGCAAAGGTCTGAAGAGCCACAACAACTTATCGACAGAATTCGTGACTATTTCAGTGGTGAGACTATCGAATATCGCTGCCCAACCACAAAAGAACTTACGACCGCTGTCAAGGTCCCAGGATTCTCTACTTTTCCGCATACTCTAGTGGTAAATCCAATaagaattgaattgatCAATTGGCAACCAAGTAAAACTTCAGATCAGGTATTCGTTCCGGGGGTACGTGATGCTGAGTTGTTAGACATGACCCCATTCAAAGCTGAAGGTTTGCTCGAAACAGAGGAAGAGCTTAAGGAGGAGGATGACAATGCCGAAGAAGTTCAATTCAACGAAGTATTCCTATCGCAGTTAAAGGAAATGGGCTTTTCGGAAAACGCTTCCAAGAGAGCGTTACATGCAACCGGGAACTCAAATGCAAACGATGCCATGGAATGGCTCTTCCAGCACATGGACGATGCCGATCTCAATTCAGATTTCAAGCCACCAAAAACCCAAAATAAAGGCCCTAACGTGGACCAAGACGCTTTGAGTAACATGGTCAACATGGGACTCGATCCAAAGCTATGCAGAAAAGCTCTCGTCTTGAATAACAATGACGTAAACTCCAGTGTAGAATGGGTTTTCTCTCatatggatgatgatggagaactaccagaaacagaagGCTCTTCTAATGACGATAAGAACCCCATCGCTAAAACTTACGGAGTTGAAGCCAAAAATATCGCGGCCGCAAAATACAAGCTATCAGCAGTTGTATGCCACAAGGGAAATTCCGTCCATAGCGGCCATTACGTTGCatttatcaaaaaaatcGTTGACGGAAAGGAACAATGGGTTCTATATAACGATGAAAAGATCATCCTTGCTAATGACGTGACCAACTTCGAAGAGATCGAGAAGAATGGCTACATGTACTTCTTCACCCTATTGGAATGA
- the EHD3 gene encoding mitochondrial 37S ribosomal protein mS47: MLRYSRVPQASLRHVLRAKFAINQLRFMSEVKFRVDSTARVVTLDRPKKLNALDVEMCNAILPTLHEYSKSDVNNVVILNSSGSPRAFCSGGDVAQVAKLAKEGNFEYAKEFFTKEYSLDLTLAAMDKPVIAIMDGITMGGGVGLATHVPFRVATENTRWAMPEMDIGFFPDVGVTFSVPKITTVGGSNGQLAQYLCMTGDILNGADAYVAGVASHYVPHDQIENLQARLAELHLNLDKSEFAEHEAEMFDVVNQAIEEFNTPLPKDYKFKYSIDELNVIEQAFGIGNSLKQIFAALDEIAASQAETPAAKQFAAKTKEVLAGKSPVSLEIAKEHFQRNSSTDIQTALTQDLITAVRMSEHSDLCEFANATSHKLLEKNKTPYPWKIKDLKLSQLSTLLSQNPSKPLSLVRPANLVTFSEYPYHSKYQLPKESDVEQYITGADQQGRQTAVTKKEAVKYFQQLNPVTKNKPGVDYLVSLIIDRKCAPNQDGFLRWKSPSSKL, from the coding sequence ATGTTGAGATATTCTAGAGTGCCACAGGCGTCTTTGAGACACGTTTTGAGGGCCAAGTTTGCGATTAATCAGTTGAGATTTATGTCTGAAGTGAAGTTCAGAGTGGATTCTACGGCCAGGGTGGTTACTTTGGACAGACCAAAGAAATTGAATGCATTGGATGTTGAAATGTGCAATGCGATCTTGCCTACATTGCATGAGTACAGCAAGAGCGATGTGAACAATGTTGTTATTTTGAACTCGTCTGGTAGTCCCAGGGCTTTTTGTTCAGGTGGTGATGTTGCTCAAGTGGCCAAATTGGCTAAAGAGGGCAATTTTGAGTACGCCAAAGAGTTTTTCACTAAGGAATACTCTTTGGATTTGACTCTAGCAGCCATGGACAAGCCTGTGATTGCCATTATGGATGGTATTACTATGGGTGGTGGTGTTGGCTTGGCCACGCATGTTCCATTCCGTGTGGCTACCGAGAATACCCGTTGGGCTATGCCTGAAATGGACATTGGGTTCTTCCCAGATGTTGGTGTCACTTTCTCGGTGCCAAAGATCACTACCGTCGGTGGCTCCAACGGGCAATTGGCGCAGTACTTATGCATGACTGGTGACATCTTGAACGGTGCTGACGCATACGTGGCGGGTGTCGCTTCTCACTATGTTCCACACGACCAAATTGAAAACTTACAAGCGAGATTGGCCGAATTGCACTTGAACTTGGACAAGAGTGAATTCGCGGAACACGAAGCAGAAATGTTTGACGTTGTCAACCAAGCTATCGAGGAATTCAACACTCCATTGCCAAAGGACTACAAGTTCAAGTACTCCATTGATGAGTTGAACGTCATCGAACAAGCATTCGGCATCGGCAACAGTTTGAAGCAAATATTTGCTGCATTGGATGAGATTGCTGCTTCCCAGGCAGAAACTCCGGCTGCTAAGCAGTTTGCCGCTAAGACCAAGGAAGTTCTAGCTGGGAAATCGCCAGTGTCGTTGGAAATTGCTAAGGAACATTTCCAAAGAAACTCTTCCACCGATATTCAAACTGCTTTGACCCAGGACTTGATCACCGCGGTCAGAATGTCTGAACATTCCGATCTATGTGAGTTCGCAAACGCTACCAGTCATAAGTTGctagaaaagaacaagacgCCATACCCATGGAAGATCAAAGATTTGAAGTTGTCTCAATTGTCGACATTACTCTCTCAAAACCCATCGAAGCCTTTGTCATTGGTCCGTCCAGCAAACTTGGTTACCTTCTCTGAGTACCCATACCACAGCAAGTACCAATTGCCAAAGGAATCTGACGTTGAGCAATACATCACTGGTGCTGATCAACAAGGAAGACAAACTGCTGTTACCAAGAAAGAGGCAGTCAAATATTTCCAACAATTGAACCCTGTCACCAAGAACAAGCCAGGTGTCGACTACCTAGTCAGTTTGATCATCGACAGAAAATGTGCTCCAAACCAGGACGGCTTCCTAAGATGGAAATCCCCTTCTTCTAAGTTATAA